Proteins from one Choloepus didactylus isolate mChoDid1 chromosome 4, mChoDid1.pri, whole genome shotgun sequence genomic window:
- the GLRX5 gene encoding glutaredoxin-related protein 5, mitochondrial codes for MSGSLGRAAAALLRWGRGVGGLLGPGARAAGSGSGGGSGSAEQLDALVKKDKVVVFLKGTPEQPQCGFSNAVVQILRLHGVRDYAAYNVLDDPGLRQGIKDYSNWPTIPQVYLNGEFVGGCDILLQMHQNGDLVEELKKLGIRSVLLDEKKDQDSK; via the exons ATGAGCGGCTCCCTGGGCCGAGCGGCGGCGGCCCTGCTCCGTTGGGGACGCGGCGTTGGCGGCCTGCTGGGCCCGGGCGCGCGGGCGGCGGGCTCGGGCTCAGGCGGCGGCAGCGGCTCGGCGGAGCAACTGGACGCGCTGGTGAAGAAGGACAAGGTGGTGGTCTTCCTCAAGGGGACGCCGGAGCAGCCCCAGTGCGGCTTCAGCAACGCCGTGGTGCAGATCCTGCGGCTGCATGGCGTCCGCGACTACGCGGCCTACAACGTGCTGGACGACCCCGGGCTCCGGCAAG GCATTAAAGACTATTCCAACTGGCCCACTATCCCGCAGGTGTACCTCAACGGCGAGTTCGTGGGTGGCTGTGACATTCTTCTGCAGATGCACCAGAACGGGGACCtggtggaagaactgaaaaaGCTGGGAATCCGCTCCGTCCTTTTAGATGAGAAGAAAGACCAAGACTCAAAGTGA